From Fusobacterium varium:
TACAGTTTTAGGAATAGATCATATAGATAAACTTTTTGGAGGAACTATCTTTGGAATGTTTGAATATGAGAGAGGAGTTCCTTGGTTTGGAGCTGAAGGAGATCCTTCTATCTTAAGAGCAGGAGATTATAAAGTTGAATACGATAAGCTAAATTTTAATCTTGATTGGATGAAATCATTTGCAATAAAAAATCATGGATTTCAATATAGAATGGGAATAGGAGGGTCTTATTCAGATGATAGATTATTATCAGCTAATCAGTTTACAATGGGAGATGAATTCACAGTAAGAGGATTTAAAGAAAGTTCAGTTGCTGGAAATAAAGGTATTTATATAAATAATACTTTATCATATATGGGGACTCCAGATATGAATAAATACTTATCAATGATAACCCCTTTTATTGGACTAGATGGTGGACTCTCAAGAGATAAAGATTTAGAAAATTCAGATAAAATAGTCGGGTTTGCCATAGGATTTAAGATTAATATAAAAGGCCTTTATGCTGGGTTGACATATGGAATTCCATTGAGACGTGCAAAAGGAATGCCAAAAGAAGAAAATCCAATATATTTTAATATGAGTTATAATTTGTAGAAAGGAGAAAGAGATGAATTACTTAAAAAGGAATGAAAAAATATTAAAACATAATTTAAAAAACAAAAGAAGAATTACTTTAAGTTTAATTGTTGCTTTTTTAATAACGGGTCAAATAGGATTTATTGAGGAAAAAGTAATGGCAAGAGACTTGAGAACAAGAAATAAAGGAGCAAATGAAATAAAACCGCATGCCTCTGGTGGTCCCTCAATGACTGAAAGTGCTAATGGAACAGATGTTATACAGATTACTAATCCAAATTCAGGAGGAATTTCTCATAATAAATTTATAGATTTTAGTGTTGGAGCTGGAAATGGAGTTATTTTTAATAATAATGCTACAAAAGAACCAGTTGTAACTAAAATAGGTGGAATCGTTGTTCATAATCCAAATTTAAATAAAGCTGCAAATGCAATTTTAACTGAAGTTACTGGAAATAAAAGTTCAAGTATTAATGGAACTATTGAAATTGCAGGTCAAAGAGCAGATTTTATATTGGCAAATGAAAATGGAATAGCAGTTAATGGTGGAGGCTTTATTAATACAAGTGGAGTTACATTAACAACAGGAAAACCTACAATTTCAGGTTCAGATATCAATTTAAATGTTCAGAAAGGTAATGTTTTAATTGATGGAATGGGAGTTGGAACTGCTGGTAACTATTTCAATATTGTTGCAAAAACAATAGAACTAAAAGGGCAAGTAGCTCCTTTTGATGGACAAATGGATGCTGATATAACATTGATAGCAGGTCAAAATGATGTAACACTAAAAAATAGTAATAAAACAGTATTGAATAAAGTTATTGGAAATGAAAAAGATGGTACCAAGTATGGAATATATGCTAACAAGTTAGGTTCAATGTATGGAAAAAATATAAAACTAATAAGTACTACAGAAGGTTTGGGAGTCAGACATGAAGGCTTGATAAGAAGCAGTGGGGATATAGAAATTTTAAGTAATGGAGATATAACTGTAGGTGGAGTAATTTCTGAAAAAGATATCAAATTAAAGGGTGAAGGAAATCTTACTACTTTAAATGGTAGTTATAAAAATTCAGGAATAGAATACAACTATAGTATATTTTCTGGAGATGGTGTAGAACTTGATTTTAAAGGAGACATCACATTAGAAAGTTTTGTTAAATCTGATAAGACTGAAATAAAAATTGTAGCTAAAAACCTTACCTTAAAAGCTAATTCAACTGCAAAAATATTATCTCAGAAAGGGCTCAGTATAAAAGTTACTGGAACGATAAATCTAGAAACTCTATTAATGCCAGTAATGATAGGAAGAGATCCTAGCAAACCTCCTCTAGTAGTATTGAAAGATTCAAATGGAAAAATAATAGTAAAGGATCCAGAAACTGGTAGAATACTAAATACAAATGAAATAGAATGGCAATCAACAGGAATATTTGGAAAGCAAATAGATATTATGGCAGGAAATTTAATAAATAACACTGTTATAACATCAACAATAAATTCTAGAGAAAATGACATAAACATAGATGTCAAAAATCAACTAACAAATAATAACTTGATTTCCGCTGCTGGGAACTTAGACATAAAAGCAAGAAAAATAACAAATAACCAGAATGCTGTTATTCGAGGAGCAGCAGTAAAGATATCAGCAAAAGATATTGTTAATAAAGGTGAGCTAAGACAAAATACTGCAAAACTTGGAGAAAGTGTTGATAGAGCAAGAGAAATTTCAATTGATATTCAAAATGGAACTTTTACAAATACTGGTATAGTTTCAGGATATAATGTTAAAATATCAGGAAATGGATTTGTATTAAATGATAAAAATGGAAAAATAGAAGCTTCTACAGAAGATTATCCGCTAGGAATGGGAAGTATAGATATTGACATTAGAACTTTGGAAAATAAAGGGATTATTCAATCTTATGGAGAAGGATTACAAAATAATATTACAATAAATACCGAAACTTTAACTAATGCTTTTGGAGCAAAAATAGTGGCTAAAATGGGAACTTTAAAAATAACTTCAACAGTGGGAGATTTATTAAACTCTGGAGAATTCTTTGCTGACAAAGATTTGGTATTATTGGCAACAAAAGGAAATATAAAAAACTCTGGACTAATAGGTGGAAATAATATAACTGCAACTGCTGAAAAAGGACTTTTTGAAAATTATGGAAAAGTTGCAGCAGTAGGAAAATTAATGATTCATGTAAATAATCTCATTAATGCTGGAACTCCTGAAGAAATTACAAAATATTTAAGCGCATTCAATAGTTTTGTAAAAGAAAACTATGATAATGTTGTTAAAATCATAGCAGAATTAGAAAAAAAATTAGAATCAACAACAGAATCAACAAAAATTGAAGGACTAGAAGCAACATTAAGTTATTATAAGAATCTAGAATCAGCATTGACAACAATAAAATATGAAATTGATAAAGTAGGTGCATTAGGAATCCTTTCAGGAAATGATATTGAAATAAAATCTAATGACACAGCTTTAAATAAAGGTATCATTAAATCAAATACAAATATAACTTTAAAAACAAGTAATAACTTGACAAATAATGGAGTTATTGAAGGTGATGGAAATGTAACATTAAAAGCTACTAATGGAGATATAAAAAATACTCAAAGAATTTATGCAGGAAAATCATTGGATATTTCAGGAAAAAGTTTTATATCAACTGGAAGTGATGTTCTTCTTGGAGAATACGCTGATTTAATGCAGCAATATAATGAAAAAGAATTAGAAGAAGCTGAAAATAAAATAAAAGAGCTTGAAAAGAAGCTAGACTCTTTAACTGATAAAGCTGAAATAGAAAAAGTAAAAGCAGATATTGCAAAATACAGAACAATTAAAACAAAACAATCAGAAATAAAAGCTAAAATTATAACAATAGCTGGTCTTGGAATAGTTGAAGCTGGAAATGTATCAATAGAAGTTACAGGTAGAATTGAAAATGATGGAATTATAATTACTGATAAAGATTTTAAAGCAAAAGCAGAAGGAGATATAATAAATAATGGAAATATCGCCATTGGAGGAGATGCAGATATTTCAGGATACAGATTTATAAATAAATTTATGACTGTAGGTGAAAATCTTATTTCAAAAGTGAAAAATACTTTTGAAAGTGACTCTCTAAAAGTACAAAAAGATATAAAATTGGAAGCTAACAATATAAAAATAAATAAAGAGCTTTACTCAGGTGCTAATGCAGATATAACACTTTCAGGAGCTAATTCAAAAATAGAATTTTCTAAAGATTCCACTATTGATATTAAAGATAATTTAAATATCAAGGGAGGAGCTTTTGTTAATAATGGAGAAGTAGTAATTGGAAAAAAATTATCAGTAAATTCTCTACTGGATGCCAATAGTATAGGGGATAAATCATTTAAAAATATTGGTTCTATAGATGCTGGATCAGATATTGATATAAAATCTCAAGGAGTAGATAATAAAGGTGATATATTATCTGGAGGAAAATTAACAGCTGATGCAGGAACAGAAATCTTTAATACAGAAAGTAAACTTCAAGCTAAAAATGGAGCCTCTATAAAATCTAATGGTTTTAAAAATACTGGAGAAGCCATATTTGGGGGAAATCTAGATATTTCTGCTGGAAGTGGAGAAGTTGAAAATACATCATTAGAAGTTAAAGGAGATACAACTATAACAACAACTTCAAGCTTTATAAATACAGAAAAATTACAAAACACTGGTAATTTAACTGTTAATGCAAAAAGTTTTGAAAATATCGGAAATGTATTAAATAGTGGCTTAAATGTAACTGTAACAGAAAATATAAAAAATACAAATAAAATAGAAGTCGATGGAAATATTAATTTAAAAGGAACAGGAACTACTTCTAATTTAAAAAATACTGGAGAAATTCTAGCAACTGGTAATGGAAATATAGATATAAAAGGAGATTTAGAAAATACTAAAAAAATTGCTACAGGAAAAGCTTTAAATATAAAAGCTAATGAGATCACTAATAAAGCTGGTGGAACTCTTCAAGCTGCTGAGGATTTAGATGTACAAATAAAAAATGGTTTTACTAATGAAAATACAGGAAAAGTACTTGGAGGAAATATCATTATTGATGGAAGCAGCTCAACTTTGAATAAAGGCTTTGTTAATAATGGGGAAATTCTAAGTAATGGAAAATTAACTGTAGATTTAGGTAAAAATCAAGTAGATATTACTTTAAATGATACAAGTAAAATGAGTTCACAAGATACAATGAAACTAGTAACTGGAGGAAATATTGTAAGTGAAACAAGATTTCAAAATTATGGAAGCCTTGATTTTTCCGCTGGAAAAAACATAACAAATAAAGGAATGATGGTAAGTAATGGAAATATTTCTCTTACTACAGGAGGAACCTTAACAAATGAAGCTGGAACAACTATATGGGCTGCTAAAGATTTAATAATTAATGCAGCTAAAAATATATTAAATAAATTTAAAGCTGCAATTGAATCAAAAGGTAATATGACACTTACTGGAGAAAGTTTAATAAATGAAGCTGGAACAATAAAGGCTGGAAAAAATTTGAATATAAATGTAAATAAACTAGAAAATAAAAGTAATGTTACAGGAAGTGGTTATGTCCAAACTGGAGTATTTGAATCAACAGAAAAATATAGATTTCAAACTTTTCCAACAAATAAGTATGAAGTAATAAAGATAGAATTTCCTGTGTTTGAGAGTAATTTAGCAGTTACAGATAAAGCAACAATTCAATCAGGAGGAAATCTTTCAATAAAAGGTAAAGATGGAAATAATTCAAATGTAACCAATCTATCTGGAACTATTTCAGCTAAAGGAAATATAGATATAAAAGGAGATTTAAAAAATGAAACTAAAAATGCTTCTATGACAGTAGACGAATATTTTTCGAAAGTGAAAATAACACTAGGTTGGGAAGAAAGAACAGCAGGTCTAGATCTCTGGATGGGTGAGGATACCACAGCAGAAGGAAATTTAAAAAATCTTTTAAGAATGATTGTTAGAAATTCTGCTAAACTTAATTGTTTAAAACAGCTTGCAAATAATAACATTGATTTAAAAAATATAATGAGTACTGCATTTGGACCAGAATGGATGGGACAAAACACACTAGATATGAGTAGATATAATGGAAGTGCAAAGTATCAATATTTTGCAGCAAATGGATCAGCAAGTATTTTAGCAGGAGGATCATTTAATCATAGTGGAGGAAGATTTGAAAACATTGGTGGTGAATCTGGTGGAAATAAAAATATAGATGTCAATATAGGAGATAATACAGTGGATGGAACTCAATCTAATTTAGGAGTAAGTGTAAGTGATCCAAACTCTATTACTGAAGTAGACGGTGTAAAACAAGTACATGAAGTAGAAATTCAAAAAGGTGAAGTAACAATAAATGGGGTTACAATAACGGCTTCTACAGGAGGTACAGTTACATCCATAGCTATTGCAGGAACAATTAATCCAGTAATTTTCATAGATATTCCTATAGGAGAAAATGGAATATTCAAACCTGCTCTGCCAAGACCCAATGGAACAGTTCCATATAAATATGAAACAAACTTAGATTTCATTGATTTAAGTAAATATTACGGTTCTAACTACTTCTTTGATCAGGCAGGATATGACCCTGGCAAAACTTCGACAGTTATAGGAGATGCATACTATGAAAAAGAATTAATAAATACTTCGATTAGAGAAGGATTGGGATATGCTGGGGAAATAGGAACTGATCAGATAAAATTAATGTTAGATAGTGCTGTCTCAGTAAAAGATGGATTAGGATTAGAATTAGGAAAACCTCTTACCCCAGACCAGATTAATAATTTAGAAAAAGATATCATCTGGTATGTAGAAATGGAAGTGGAAGGAGACATAGTTCTAGTTCCTCAAGTATACTTTAGTAAAGATACAAGATTGAAGATAGCAGGTCAAGATCAAGGTGGAGGTACTGGTTCAGTTGTAAAAGCAGGAGGAGATATTAATATAGATGCAACTGATGTTGTCAATTCCAATGGAAATATATCTGGTGGCGGAAATATAGATATAAAATCAGAAAGTGGAATAACAAATAATGCTTCAGGAGGTCTAGATGGTGGAATATCTGGTGGCGGAAATGTAAATCTTGAAGCAAAAGAAAATATTGATATGATTGGAGGAAGTGTTAATAGTGGAGGAGATGTTAGTGTAAAAGCAGAAGGAAACATTAATATAGAATCTACATTAGGATATGATGAAAATGGAAATCAAGTTGTATCAAATTCTGCTGGAGTTCAAGGAAGTGGAGATATCTCGATTAATGCTGGTGGAGACACAACAATAAAAGGCGGAGTTATAGAAAGTACTGGAGAAGGAGATATTGAACTTAGCGGAAAAAATGTAAATATATTAGATCAGAATTTAGTTAGTTCAAGTCAAGAAACAACAACTTCTGAAACAACTACTACAACTACATCATCTAGTTCATCTACATCATCTGGGTCAACAGTCGCAGGAAATAATGTAACAATTAAAGGTGAAAATGATGTAAATATAAAAGGAAGTGATGTTATAGCTAATGAAAATGTTTCTATTGATGCTAAAAATGATGTAAATATAGTTGATGGACAAGATTATACACATCAAGAAACATCATCATCTACTTCTGAATTTGTAGATGGATTATTAACAGTTGGACAGAGTCAATCTGAAACAACAACTTCAAAGTCAAAAGGCAGTACAGTAGGTGGACTTGGAGGAGTAGATATAAAATCTGGAGGAGATACAACATTAAAAGGAAGTGATTTAATAGCTGGAGATAATGGAATCAATATTGAGTCATCTGGAGATGTAAACATAATTGATGGGCAAGATACTGTAACTACAAAATCAAGCTCAAATAACTATAATGTCATTGGATTTACTTCATCTACTGAAGAAACAAAAAGTAGTACTTCTAAAGGCAGCAGTTTAACTTCAATAGGAGATATAAATATCGAATCTGGTGGAAATGTAAAAGTTGTTGGAAGTGATTTAACATCTTTAGGAGATACAAATATTAGTGCAGAAAATGATGTAAAATTTGAAGCTGGAAAAAATACATATGAATCGAAAAAAAGCTCTGTAAGTGTAGGAGTTACATCAACAGGAGCAAAGGCTGGATTAGGAGGAAATAGTGCTGAAGCTTCTTGGGATCCTCACACTGGAGGAAGCACAGAAATAGTAGATGGAGATCCACAAAAAGTCAGCAAAAATAGTCAAAATAAGACTAGTGGAGGAAAATTTGGTAAAAACTACATGGATTCATTAACAAGTGTTCAAACAACAGTTGGAGTATCAGTGAATAACTCTAGTGAAAAAAGTACAACATGGACAGAAGGAAATGTTACAACTGGTGGTAATCTCAATATTAAGTCAAAAGGAACAACTGATATTGGAGGAGCTGACTTCACAACTGGTGGAGATTTTACAATTGAAGCTAAAGATATAGAAACTACTAAATACACAGATGTGATTGAAACTGAAAGTACAGGAGTAACAGTTGGAATTAAAGGATCTAATACCACAACAAGTAATATAGCAGATGCTGTAAATAAAGGAATGCAGATTGCTGACTCAGCTCTAGATTCAGAAAGTGGAATGAATGAAGCTTTAACAGGAGCACAAGTTGGAGGAACAATTACAAATATGATATTTGGAGACATCTTAGCTAATACTTCATCTCTTACAGGAGAAATAGGATACAACAGCAGTAAAACAAAAAGTGAAAAAGAAAATACAACTTCTATAAAATCAGGAGGAAACGTTAATTTTAAAACAACTGACGGAGATATTAACTTGAAAGGAGTAAATGTTGACGCTGAAGGGGTAAATCTAGATTCAGCAGGAAATGTTAACATAACAGATGCAAAAGAAACATATACAGAGTCTTCAAAAGGAGTAAATGTTTCTGGAGGAATTACAGTATCAGGAGGAGTATCCGCTCTCGATGGTGGAAATACACAGATTGGGGCAATAGGAAATGTTCATTATAGCCAAACTGAAAAAAATAATGAACTTAGCCATGGAAGTTCTATAAATGCTAAAAATGTAACTATAAAATCTGAAAAAGATACAAATGTGATTGGAAGTAATGTGACAGGAGATAATGTCAATTTAGATGTGAAAGGTAACTTAAATGTAGAAACAGTAAAAGATAAGATTAATGAATCTCAAGTTGAAGGTTGGGGTGGAGGAGACCTTTCTATTGGAGCCTCAACAAACACAATAGCAACTGGTGACTTTGGAGCTTCTGCTGGAGGTGGAGAAATTTATAAAAAAGGAGATTCTATAGACACTCAAGCAGGAATTACAGCTAAAAATAACATAGGTGTAAAAGTAGGAGGGGATGCAAATATAATTGGAGGAAATCTAGGTTCCGAAACTGGAGAAGGTAACCTTGATATTGGAGGAAATCTAAATGTCAAAGATGTTCACTCTGATTTAGAAGCTGGAGGAGAAATAATAGGATTAAATGCTGGAACTAAAGGTGGAGGAATCCAAGGAGAAGTCGGAGATATTATTGGTCAAGAAAAAACAG
This genomic window contains:
- a CDS encoding putative filamentous haemagglutinin adhesin encodes the protein MNYLKRNEKILKHNLKNKRRITLSLIVAFLITGQIGFIEEKVMARDLRTRNKGANEIKPHASGGPSMTESANGTDVIQITNPNSGGISHNKFIDFSVGAGNGVIFNNNATKEPVVTKIGGIVVHNPNLNKAANAILTEVTGNKSSSINGTIEIAGQRADFILANENGIAVNGGGFINTSGVTLTTGKPTISGSDINLNVQKGNVLIDGMGVGTAGNYFNIVAKTIELKGQVAPFDGQMDADITLIAGQNDVTLKNSNKTVLNKVIGNEKDGTKYGIYANKLGSMYGKNIKLISTTEGLGVRHEGLIRSSGDIEILSNGDITVGGVISEKDIKLKGEGNLTTLNGSYKNSGIEYNYSIFSGDGVELDFKGDITLESFVKSDKTEIKIVAKNLTLKANSTAKILSQKGLSIKVTGTINLETLLMPVMIGRDPSKPPLVVLKDSNGKIIVKDPETGRILNTNEIEWQSTGIFGKQIDIMAGNLINNTVITSTINSRENDINIDVKNQLTNNNLISAAGNLDIKARKITNNQNAVIRGAAVKISAKDIVNKGELRQNTAKLGESVDRAREISIDIQNGTFTNTGIVSGYNVKISGNGFVLNDKNGKIEASTEDYPLGMGSIDIDIRTLENKGIIQSYGEGLQNNITINTETLTNAFGAKIVAKMGTLKITSTVGDLLNSGEFFADKDLVLLATKGNIKNSGLIGGNNITATAEKGLFENYGKVAAVGKLMIHVNNLINAGTPEEITKYLSAFNSFVKENYDNVVKIIAELEKKLESTTESTKIEGLEATLSYYKNLESALTTIKYEIDKVGALGILSGNDIEIKSNDTALNKGIIKSNTNITLKTSNNLTNNGVIEGDGNVTLKATNGDIKNTQRIYAGKSLDISGKSFISTGSDVLLGEYADLMQQYNEKELEEAENKIKELEKKLDSLTDKAEIEKVKADIAKYRTIKTKQSEIKAKIITIAGLGIVEAGNVSIEVTGRIENDGIIITDKDFKAKAEGDIINNGNIAIGGDADISGYRFINKFMTVGENLISKVKNTFESDSLKVQKDIKLEANNIKINKELYSGANADITLSGANSKIEFSKDSTIDIKDNLNIKGGAFVNNGEVVIGKKLSVNSLLDANSIGDKSFKNIGSIDAGSDIDIKSQGVDNKGDILSGGKLTADAGTEIFNTESKLQAKNGASIKSNGFKNTGEAIFGGNLDISAGSGEVENTSLEVKGDTTITTTSSFINTEKLQNTGNLTVNAKSFENIGNVLNSGLNVTVTENIKNTNKIEVDGNINLKGTGTTSNLKNTGEILATGNGNIDIKGDLENTKKIATGKALNIKANEITNKAGGTLQAAEDLDVQIKNGFTNENTGKVLGGNIIIDGSSSTLNKGFVNNGEILSNGKLTVDLGKNQVDITLNDTSKMSSQDTMKLVTGGNIVSETRFQNYGSLDFSAGKNITNKGMMVSNGNISLTTGGTLTNEAGTTIWAAKDLIINAAKNILNKFKAAIESKGNMTLTGESLINEAGTIKAGKNLNINVNKLENKSNVTGSGYVQTGVFESTEKYRFQTFPTNKYEVIKIEFPVFESNLAVTDKATIQSGGNLSIKGKDGNNSNVTNLSGTISAKGNIDIKGDLKNETKNASMTVDEYFSKVKITLGWEERTAGLDLWMGEDTTAEGNLKNLLRMIVRNSAKLNCLKQLANNNIDLKNIMSTAFGPEWMGQNTLDMSRYNGSAKYQYFAANGSASILAGGSFNHSGGRFENIGGESGGNKNIDVNIGDNTVDGTQSNLGVSVSDPNSITEVDGVKQVHEVEIQKGEVTINGVTITASTGGTVTSIAIAGTINPVIFIDIPIGENGIFKPALPRPNGTVPYKYETNLDFIDLSKYYGSNYFFDQAGYDPGKTSTVIGDAYYEKELINTSIREGLGYAGEIGTDQIKLMLDSAVSVKDGLGLELGKPLTPDQINNLEKDIIWYVEMEVEGDIVLVPQVYFSKDTRLKIAGQDQGGGTGSVVKAGGDINIDATDVVNSNGNISGGGNIDIKSESGITNNASGGLDGGISGGGNVNLEAKENIDMIGGSVNSGGDVSVKAEGNINIESTLGYDENGNQVVSNSAGVQGSGDISINAGGDTTIKGGVIESTGEGDIELSGKNVNILDQNLVSSSQETTTSETTTTTTSSSSSTSSGSTVAGNNVTIKGENDVNIKGSDVIANENVSIDAKNDVNIVDGQDYTHQETSSSTSEFVDGLLTVGQSQSETTTSKSKGSTVGGLGGVDIKSGGDTTLKGSDLIAGDNGINIESSGDVNIIDGQDTVTTKSSSNNYNVIGFTSSTEETKSSTSKGSSLTSIGDINIESGGNVKVVGSDLTSLGDTNISAENDVKFEAGKNTYESKKSSVSVGVTSTGAKAGLGGNSAEASWDPHTGGSTEIVDGDPQKVSKNSQNKTSGGKFGKNYMDSLTSVQTTVGVSVNNSSEKSTTWTEGNVTTGGNLNIKSKGTTDIGGADFTTGGDFTIEAKDIETTKYTDVIETESTGVTVGIKGSNTTTSNIADAVNKGMQIADSALDSESGMNEALTGAQVGGTITNMIFGDILANTSSLTGEIGYNSSKTKSEKENTTSIKSGGNVNFKTTDGDINLKGVNVDAEGVNLDSAGNVNITDAKETYTESSKGVNVSGGITVSGGVSALDGGNTQIGAIGNVHYSQTEKNNELSHGSSINAKNVTIKSEKDTNVIGSNVTGDNVNLDVKGNLNVETVKDKINESQVEGWGGGDLSIGASTNTIATGDFGASAGGGEIYKKGDSIDTQAGITAKNNIGVKVGGDANIIGGNLGSETGEGNLDIGGNLNVKDVHSDLEAGGEIIGLNAGTKGGGIQGEVGDIIGQEKTAKGTIGLNPENITVGGDVTINGQEGTKEDINSDMENSLTVDQDVKKAGGTFSGTISKIPNKKKKGSYDVTDNETPDIVIEHPPVFGKVNSGEKVTIENTHEVQYPDFKIPRPDVVITPPLKTDIAVSEDIKKPETGMAQDLPHKGNEVIIPPVKSEIVYSEDVKKPETGTAEVIPPKPKPEIVNGYVKNPETGKWEKLNTDIGAVLTGGAITNKKALDGIKDGIKSLIDPNYKPNSANKENIGVKIPVPDSKQPVTQGNYQKNPETGKWEPKK